A portion of the Paucilactobacillus hokkaidonensis JCM 18461 genome contains these proteins:
- a CDS encoding lectin-like domain-containing protein: protein MLTFGVGATINQTSVHASDTTADAATTSTVVTSTTSDAAGNQVALKTSSSTGSEVSDQSTTGADNQSASSSAGSTSSPASSESQSTTSSAASQSSTVNNTTSTANKISARSAVVASADADETDSDTKAVDPVNTGSLDGTNPAGSDAATSVIDTSEEVSDSFETTGSAVVGTDGKVTLTNGKGQNGSYVFDNQVDTTKGFTLTGSYSNGVTTTGGGLGIIIQPVDPQNAGNNSNSTADVGIDGLADTTFIGRDFYNDALKGDTTWSALTIRQTDDSGNMITTPAANVTSGTGQTNVIKAGEYYTLTWTPTSVDTTTGKVTGTLTYTTYTDSTKSTVLQATGPVTVVLNGAVSLAAFGATGGATTSQTATITSFSGTRVTMPVVVHYVDQNGKPISTDNTITVNVGSTFGVGANTDTENNTDTYGTYQAKKIDGYTFSSATGPVTVINTNISTGSNDITVTYSVAQQTVNYTVPAARWYYCYSVSNTISCCRHNGSNCS from the coding sequence TTGCTGACTTTTGGAGTGGGCGCAACAATTAATCAGACTAGCGTGCATGCTAGTGATACGACAGCTGATGCAGCAACAACAAGTACAGTGGTGACGAGCACCACAAGTGATGCTGCTGGGAATCAAGTTGCATTAAAAACTAGTAGTTCTACTGGTAGTGAAGTAAGTGATCAAAGTACAACTGGTGCTGATAACCAATCGGCATCTAGTAGCGCTGGTTCCACCAGTAGTCCTGCAAGCTCAGAAAGTCAGTCTACAACCAGCAGCGCTGCTAGTCAAAGTAGTACGGTTAATAATACAACGAGTACTGCTAACAAGATCAGTGCACGTTCTGCAGTAGTTGCTTCAGCAGATGCAGATGAGACGGATTCAGATACAAAAGCAGTGGATCCAGTTAACACGGGTAGTTTAGATGGCACGAACCCAGCTGGATCTGATGCAGCTACTAGTGTGATTGATACATCTGAAGAAGTGTCCGATTCGTTTGAAACTACCGGAAGTGCCGTAGTTGGTACTGATGGCAAAGTAACTCTAACTAACGGCAAAGGACAGAATGGCTCATATGTTTTTGATAACCAAGTTGATACAACAAAGGGCTTCACTCTGACAGGTAGTTACTCAAATGGTGTCACTACAACTGGAGGTGGTCTCGGAATCATCATTCAGCCTGTTGACCCCCAAAATGCTGGAAATAATTCGAATTCAACCGCGGATGTTGGAATTGATGGACTTGCTGATACGACTTTTATTGGTCGCGATTTCTATAATGATGCTTTAAAGGGCGACACTACTTGGAGTGCGCTCACAATTAGGCAAACGGACGACTCTGGAAATATGATTACAACACCAGCTGCAAATGTAACATCAGGAACAGGACAGACTAATGTTATTAAAGCAGGAGAGTATTACACGTTAACTTGGACACCAACGAGTGTTGATACCACAACTGGCAAAGTGACTGGTACTCTTACTTATACAACTTATACTGATTCCACTAAGTCCACAGTTTTACAGGCAACTGGGCCAGTTACTGTTGTTCTTAACGGAGCAGTTTCATTGGCTGCGTTTGGTGCCACCGGTGGAGCAACTACATCACAAACGGCCACGATTACTTCCTTTTCTGGAACTCGTGTAACTATGCCAGTTGTAGTTCATTATGTTGACCAAAATGGCAAGCCAATTTCAACTGACAACACAATCACCGTTAATGTTGGCTCAACTTTTGGAGTTGGTGCCAATACTGATACAGAAAACAATACCGATACTTATGGTACCTATCAGGCTAAGAAAATCGATGGGTATACTTTTAGCTCGGCTACTGGTCCAGTAACTGTTATTAATACAAATATTTCAACAGGATCAAATGACATTACGGTCACTTACAGTGTCGCTCAGCAAACGGTTAACTATACTGTTCCCGCTGCCCGCTGGTACTACTGCTATTCCGTCAGCAACACAATCAGCTGTTGCCGGCACAACGGATCCAACTGTTCATGA
- a CDS encoding beta strand repeat-containing protein, whose amino-acid sequence MTATVSGTRVYDGLDGQDNGATSEQDDYKNLTFVLTDSKGNVLDSNIDASDVANTGIYYESADAGKYPATVSINGKNLADLKTANPQYNFLSISTGDYTITAAPVTATITSDNTVTKVYDGTAVPGYVPSVVFARTDGGTLIPNEGTNSLDQIAAWTAADFTYSLNGTTVANPTDVGTYTIEFSDAGLAKLAAATNFAVTPVYLGTYTITAAQATATLSTPSFTYDGTTKASDETGLFATVNVLAGTGDDGGSTVKVALTSDDVSFTTDGTDAVSYGYSLTDAGLITVQNAVKNYTLTKDDVTGGSVAIDKANATITVDDGTFGYDGTSHSIPDGNVTVTGAVSDDQLAYNLTNNARTDAGSQTVGIELTAGSLVNSNYNITTTDTAQLTITPASTTGNENASVKTDNQSITYGDATPTLSVTVGSDLTTTDAGLTNADYTIANAQYTNDGKYLAAGSYTVTLNASGIAKLEAVNPNYKIDAVQTGTITVAPKQIKVTAGSDSKVYGTSDPTLDSNYDHSQLVGNDDQLDYAVSRAAGEDVGSYFETITVGDNANYAIVPVAGRFTITPKGTNPGDVNTTVTVNNASSSYGESAPDFSITVGSDLNNPGNLTNADFTFTNKATGEVVAGVPTNVGNYDVSLNDSGKAKVAVANPNYKFNDDSFISGTYTINDVITHSEITRTRTIHYTGAGVRTPGDVEQTITYDVATSKATGESVYTPLTGYAAVNTPAIAGFTNSGNVAAWLPATATTKPNNSTVNVTYTPTNDIEYSEITVTRTIHYVGAGNQTPHDVIEKVVYKVVTNKTTGEVSYTPQGVYDAVVTPDVAGYTNSGDVAELVPSATMTQPEDSTVVVNYQAVSQPGDGESGNETNPTNPGKGNNDNGNSSNGVGDNNSVAPTNENNGANVSNISNVKVVGNKTNTNRTALIHANKEKLPQTNDNNDKTGAIAGLSLLGLTLGMFGFKRRKRDEN is encoded by the coding sequence GTGACGGCAACGGTTTCAGGAACCAGAGTTTATGATGGTCTTGATGGCCAGGATAATGGTGCTACTAGTGAACAGGATGACTATAAAAATTTGACGTTTGTACTTACTGATTCAAAGGGTAATGTATTGGACAGTAATATAGATGCGTCTGACGTAGCAAACACAGGTATCTATTATGAATCGGCTGATGCTGGGAAATACCCTGCGACTGTTAGTATTAACGGTAAAAATCTGGCAGATCTTAAGACGGCGAACCCGCAATATAATTTTTTGAGCATTTCCACAGGTGATTACACGATCACGGCCGCACCAGTCACTGCAACGATTACGTCAGATAATACAGTGACAAAAGTTTATGATGGCACGGCTGTCCCTGGTTACGTACCGAGCGTCGTTTTTGCACGAACTGACGGTGGCACGTTAATACCTAATGAAGGGACCAATTCACTTGATCAGATAGCTGCCTGGACGGCCGCTGATTTCACTTACTCACTGAATGGGACAACAGTTGCTAATCCAACAGATGTGGGAACCTACACAATTGAATTTAGCGATGCAGGTTTAGCTAAGTTGGCAGCTGCCACGAACTTTGCAGTTACACCTGTTTACTTGGGAACGTACACGATTACTGCAGCTCAGGCAACGGCTACGTTAAGCACACCAAGTTTCACTTATGATGGTACAACAAAAGCGAGCGATGAGACTGGCTTATTTGCTACGGTTAATGTTCTTGCTGGTACTGGCGATGATGGTGGATCGACCGTTAAAGTTGCTTTAACCAGCGATGATGTTTCATTTACCACGGATGGCACAGACGCAGTCTCTTATGGTTATAGTTTGACTGATGCTGGTTTAATTACTGTTCAAAATGCTGTTAAAAATTATACATTGACTAAAGATGATGTAACAGGTGGGTCCGTAGCGATTGATAAAGCCAACGCGACAATTACGGTTGATGATGGTACCTTTGGGTATGATGGCACAAGCCATTCGATTCCAGATGGCAACGTCACGGTTACTGGCGCCGTCAGCGATGATCAATTAGCGTACAATTTAACGAATAATGCCAGAACAGATGCTGGATCACAAACGGTTGGTATTGAGTTAACGGCGGGTAGTTTGGTAAATAGTAACTACAATATTACGACTACAGATACGGCCCAATTAACCATTACACCGGCCTCAACAACTGGAAATGAAAATGCATCAGTTAAGACGGATAATCAATCCATCACCTATGGTGATGCAACGCCAACATTGAGTGTCACAGTTGGTTCAGATCTCACTACAACGGATGCCGGATTAACGAATGCGGATTATACGATTGCCAATGCTCAGTACACGAATGATGGTAAATATCTAGCGGCCGGTAGTTATACCGTTACATTGAATGCGAGTGGTATTGCTAAACTTGAGGCAGTTAATCCAAATTATAAGATTGATGCGGTGCAAACCGGAACAATTACGGTAGCACCTAAGCAAATCAAAGTTACGGCTGGCAGTGACAGCAAGGTTTACGGTACAAGTGATCCAACACTAGACTCAAACTATGACCATAGCCAATTGGTTGGTAATGATGATCAATTAGATTACGCCGTAAGTCGCGCAGCCGGAGAAGATGTTGGTTCATACTTTGAAACCATTACGGTTGGTGATAATGCCAACTATGCGATTGTGCCAGTAGCAGGTCGCTTTACAATCACGCCAAAGGGCACAAACCCTGGTGATGTCAATACAACTGTTACCGTTAATAATGCTTCCTCATCTTATGGTGAAAGTGCACCCGACTTTAGTATCACGGTTGGCTCGGATCTTAATAATCCAGGTAACTTAACTAATGCTGACTTTACCTTTACAAACAAAGCTACTGGAGAAGTGGTCGCTGGTGTCCCAACCAATGTCGGCAATTACGATGTTAGTTTGAATGATAGTGGTAAAGCTAAAGTTGCTGTTGCAAATCCAAATTACAAGTTTAATGATGATAGCTTCATTAGTGGAACTTACACAATTAATGATGTTATTACGCACAGTGAAATTACTAGGACTCGGACAATACACTATACTGGTGCCGGTGTAAGAACCCCTGGTGACGTAGAGCAGACCATTACCTATGATGTGGCAACTAGCAAGGCAACTGGTGAGTCCGTTTATACACCGTTAACAGGTTATGCCGCCGTTAACACACCAGCAATTGCTGGATTTACCAACAGTGGCAATGTGGCGGCCTGGTTACCTGCAACAGCAACTACTAAACCAAACAATTCAACGGTTAATGTTACTTACACCCCAACAAATGATATTGAGTACAGTGAAATTACAGTTACTCGAACAATTCATTATGTGGGTGCCGGTAACCAGACACCTCACGATGTGATTGAAAAAGTGGTTTATAAGGTTGTTACCAACAAAACAACTGGAGAAGTTTCATATACACCACAAGGAGTCTATGATGCAGTCGTAACGCCAGATGTTGCTGGTTACACAAACAGTGGTGATGTGGCTGAGCTGGTTCCAAGTGCTACAATGACGCAACCTGAAGATTCAACGGTTGTTGTTAATTACCAAGCCGTTTCTCAACCAGGTGATGGTGAATCAGGTAATGAAACTAACCCTACCAATCCAGGTAAAGGAAACAATGATAATGGTAATAGTAGTAACGGAGTTGGAGATAACAACAGTGTTGCACCAACTAATGAAAATAATGGTGCCAACGTTTCAAATATTTCCAATGTCAAAGTAGTTGGCAATAAAACAAATACTAATCGAACCGCATTAATCCATGCAAATAAAGAGAAATTACCGCAAACTAATGATAATAATGATAAAACTGGTGCAATTGCCGGATTATCGTTATTAGGATTAACATTAGGGATGTTTGGCTTTAAGCGTCGGAAACGTGATGAAAATTAG
- a CDS encoding helix-turn-helix domain-containing protein, with product MYKEDFLDSADRTIYLLAQRLYLLDQPINKDDLAGEFGIAVSTLERYLQLLTSLLAVPLKQEKIKIVNTDQLVALALDGHANLDQILLNDLVTSSINFQILECFYWHGNKSIVQIMANLNLSESSFYRHLRTLNQLIAEFDVQIKNGQLIGKELQIRYLFYRIFRLTHALPPLDEPKIAFLMQQLQIELNFTFTQTSLERVRLWLEVAHQRLLVVHQQDQDISAQVQELYQNNEIYETVAKCYRDVFKVQRHKNSHFEVESLCIMLISMSVFNTTTNVVTRFSTIYRANKTSLARVVREVERSIFKVLGIKQNEWSFELTKSIFDLYARLFCFHGNLDALNDNYFDYYQQHYFSRESQFVVAQIMTELEQTSKPKLNELTRQNEHFLKLRLHLIIREFRYQAKHELFVGLDTTFDIEADHLIGDMIKAPFKNELQVNVSSYQPGHSYDLIVTNYRIGAYDDAKLSYQITSFGTQKDFKQIHQLIKDRFYRKTPIKSVLPPLD from the coding sequence GTGTATAAAGAAGATTTTTTGGATAGTGCAGATCGGACAATTTATTTGCTGGCGCAACGTCTATATCTATTGGATCAACCGATTAATAAAGACGATTTAGCCGGTGAATTTGGGATTGCTGTTTCAACGTTGGAACGCTATTTGCAGTTGCTGACTAGCTTATTGGCGGTTCCACTAAAACAAGAAAAAATAAAGATCGTTAATACCGACCAATTGGTAGCATTAGCACTTGATGGACACGCTAATTTAGATCAGATTTTATTGAATGATTTGGTAACCAGCTCGATTAATTTCCAAATTTTAGAATGTTTTTATTGGCATGGTAATAAATCAATTGTTCAAATTATGGCTAATTTAAATTTGAGTGAATCTTCATTTTATCGGCATTTGAGAACGTTAAATCAATTAATAGCAGAGTTTGATGTTCAAATAAAGAATGGTCAGTTAATCGGAAAAGAATTACAAATTAGATATCTATTTTATCGTATTTTTCGGTTAACACATGCATTACCACCACTGGATGAACCTAAAATTGCATTTTTGATGCAACAGTTGCAAATTGAGCTTAACTTCACGTTTACGCAGACTTCATTAGAGCGGGTACGGTTGTGGTTAGAGGTGGCGCACCAACGATTACTAGTAGTTCATCAGCAGGACCAAGATATTTCAGCGCAAGTACAAGAACTGTATCAGAACAATGAAATTTATGAAACGGTGGCTAAGTGTTATCGGGATGTTTTTAAAGTTCAGCGCCATAAAAATTCCCATTTTGAAGTTGAATCGCTATGTATTATGTTGATTAGCATGAGTGTTTTTAATACCACAACTAACGTAGTTACACGGTTCTCGACGATTTATCGCGCCAACAAAACCAGTCTGGCTAGAGTGGTTAGAGAGGTGGAACGATCGATCTTCAAGGTATTGGGAATCAAACAAAATGAATGGTCCTTTGAACTGACTAAGTCGATCTTTGATTTATACGCGCGATTATTTTGTTTCCATGGTAACTTAGATGCATTAAATGATAATTATTTCGATTATTATCAACAACATTATTTTTCACGAGAGTCACAGTTCGTGGTTGCACAAATTATGACCGAATTGGAGCAAACATCCAAACCCAAACTCAATGAATTAACACGCCAAAATGAGCATTTTTTAAAATTACGATTACACTTAATTATTCGGGAATTTCGCTATCAAGCGAAACATGAACTTTTTGTGGGTCTAGATACGACATTCGACATAGAAGCTGATCATTTGATTGGAGATATGATTAAGGCGCCGTTTAAAAATGAGTTACAAGTTAATGTGTCTAGTTATCAACCAGGTCATTCTTACGATTTGATCGTGACAAACTATCGTATTGGAGCTTATGATGATGCCAAATTGAGTTACCAAATTACCAGCTTTGGCACGCAAAAAGATTTTAAGCAGATTCACCAGTTAATTAAAGACCGTTTTTACCGGAAAACGCCGATTAAATCAGTGTTACCGCCCCTAGATTAG
- a CDS encoding CinA family protein: MDFETLTSLLSQKQLSISAAESLTTGNFQTQLAATKNASQVYPGGFITYSTDTKVKLLGIDPLIIKQHGVVSSSTAQAMALNTQQKLTVDIALGFTGNAGPAGIENEPVGTVWIGIAFLDHLFANQYHFNGEPGEIIQQTCQAGCNLIAELI, translated from the coding sequence ATGGATTTTGAAACATTAACCTCACTACTATCACAAAAGCAATTAAGTATTTCTGCTGCCGAAAGTCTAACAACAGGTAACTTTCAGACTCAGCTCGCGGCTACTAAAAATGCTAGTCAAGTTTATCCCGGTGGCTTCATCACATATTCGACGGATACTAAAGTGAAATTATTAGGAATTGACCCACTCATCATTAAGCAACATGGAGTTGTCAGCTCATCAACAGCCCAAGCAATGGCCCTTAATACACAACAGAAACTAACCGTAGATATTGCATTAGGATTTACAGGTAATGCCGGACCAGCCGGGATTGAAAATGAACCAGTCGGTACTGTCTGGATTGGAATTGCCTTTTTAGATCATCTTTTTGCCAATCAGTATCACTTCAACGGTGAACCAGGAGAAATTATTCAGCAAACTTGCCAAGCAGGCTGCAATCTGATTGCTGAACTAATCTAG
- the amaP gene encoding alkaline shock response membrane anchor protein AmaP has translation MSGFKKFIWGLFGLVLIVQALLYLALIYGWGVILTSIQAMMVDEAGYYFMTGLLVVTLVGGIVLLVIALFAPSLNRQLWLHQPKGRLRISKSTVTGMVQQSLAHHFDLADVTVNPRLVARQKQILLRVDAVTFNTEDLSGQANLIRQQIIEDVQNYLGVSVKKVNLRLKRAADGQKVSVI, from the coding sequence ATGTCTGGATTCAAAAAATTCATCTGGGGACTATTTGGCCTAGTACTAATTGTTCAAGCATTACTTTATCTGGCTCTAATTTATGGTTGGGGTGTAATTTTAACTAGTATTCAAGCAATGATGGTTGATGAAGCTGGTTATTACTTTATGACTGGTTTACTTGTGGTAACGCTAGTTGGTGGAATTGTACTACTAGTGATTGCACTATTTGCACCAAGTTTAAATCGTCAGTTGTGGCTGCACCAGCCGAAAGGACGGTTGCGGATTTCTAAATCGACCGTTACCGGAATGGTGCAACAAAGTTTAGCGCACCATTTTGATTTAGCAGACGTCACCGTTAACCCTAGATTAGTCGCAAGGCAAAAACAAATTTTGCTTAGAGTTGATGCAGTTACTTTTAATACTGAGGATCTTAGTGGGCAGGCAAATTTGATTCGACAGCAAATAATTGAAGATGTCCAAAATTATCTGGGAGTTTCAGTTAAAAAGGTGAATCTACGATTAAAACGGGCGGCTGACGGTCAGAAAGTTTCAGTCATTTAA
- a CDS encoding DUF2273 domain-containing protein: MKPTIYLSLLGLIIGTTWMAFGFLQMIFIVLLTLVGTVIGYWLESKQFDFKQFLRQLVTKVTE; the protein is encoded by the coding sequence GTGAAACCAACAATTTATCTAAGTTTACTTGGTTTAATAATTGGGACAACTTGGATGGCATTTGGCTTTTTACAAATGATATTTATTGTACTGCTAACGCTTGTGGGAACCGTAATTGGATACTGGCTGGAAAGCAAACAGTTTGATTTCAAACAGTTCTTACGACAACTAGTCACTAAAGTCACGGAATAG
- a CDS encoding Asp23/Gls24 family envelope stress response protein has protein sequence MDQTQTENQPNMKLTFEDDVIKKITGITANEVDGIVSLDGNVFSELTNKITPGEDDPKTGINVDVGEKQVAIKMDATIEYGQNAQKVFEKVFVKVKAAIKEMTGLSVVDFELHVNDIKTKKELSDNKNDQ, from the coding sequence ATGGATCAAACACAAACAGAAAACCAACCAAACATGAAATTAACATTTGAAGATGATGTGATTAAAAAAATTACAGGTATTACAGCTAACGAGGTGGACGGGATTGTTTCACTTGATGGTAATGTCTTTAGCGAATTAACCAATAAAATTACACCTGGCGAAGATGACCCCAAAACAGGAATCAACGTTGATGTGGGCGAAAAACAGGTGGCAATTAAAATGGATGCAACTATTGAATACGGGCAAAATGCACAAAAAGTATTTGAAAAAGTGTTTGTTAAGGTCAAAGCAGCAATCAAAGAAATGACTGGATTATCAGTGGTGGACTTTGAATTGCATGTTAATGATATTAAGACTAAGAAAGAATTATCAGATAACAAGAATGATCAATAG
- a CDS encoding GlsB/YeaQ/YmgE family stress response membrane protein, translating into MLHWLWVLIVGAIIGIIAGAITSRNVPFGWIGNILAGLVGAWLGQALFGTWGPNIAGMALIPAILGAIILVLLVSWLLGRSKKS; encoded by the coding sequence ATGTTGCATTGGTTATGGGTATTAATCGTAGGGGCAATTATCGGGATAATTGCCGGCGCAATTACAAGTCGCAACGTTCCATTTGGTTGGATTGGTAATATTTTGGCCGGTCTAGTTGGAGCATGGTTAGGGCAAGCATTATTTGGTACGTGGGGGCCTAATATTGCTGGGATGGCGCTGATTCCCGCAATATTAGGAGCCATTATTCTTGTACTATTAGTATCATGGCTGCTGGGACGAAGTAAGAAAAGTTAG
- a CDS encoding SDR family oxidoreductase — MTNRKPKENYLINDNSANVDPQPEIDHPTYQASNKLLDKVAIITGGDSGIGAAVALLYAREGADVAIVHYESSEDAEYIAKRIEAFGREAMIIQGDVGDSAFCQQVVDQVMDTFGHIDILVNNAGEQHLRKRVEDISDDQLERTFETNFFGNVYLTRSVLKELHGGGSIINTTSVTAFKGNPELMDYSATKGAILSWTRALASNEVVLKHKIRVNAVAPGPVWTPLIPATFPKERLENWGQTPMGRSGKAYELAPSYVFLASGDSSFITGQVLHVNGGSYKG; from the coding sequence ATGACCAATCGAAAACCAAAAGAAAATTACCTAATTAATGACAATAGTGCCAATGTTGATCCGCAACCTGAAATTGACCATCCCACTTATCAGGCTAGCAATAAGCTGCTGGATAAGGTAGCGATTATTACTGGTGGCGATAGTGGCATTGGTGCTGCGGTGGCCTTGTTATATGCACGCGAAGGTGCTGATGTTGCGATTGTTCATTATGAATCTAGCGAAGACGCTGAATACATTGCAAAAAGAATTGAAGCATTCGGTCGAGAAGCGATGATCATTCAAGGAGATGTTGGTGATTCAGCATTTTGTCAGCAAGTAGTGGACCAAGTAATGGATACGTTCGGTCATATCGACATTTTAGTCAACAATGCTGGCGAGCAACATTTGCGCAAGCGGGTTGAAGATATTAGTGATGATCAATTAGAACGAACCTTTGAGACTAATTTTTTTGGCAATGTATATCTCACTAGATCTGTGCTGAAAGAATTGCATGGCGGCGGCTCAATCATTAATACCACTTCAGTAACAGCATTTAAAGGAAATCCAGAATTAATGGATTACTCTGCTACTAAGGGTGCAATTTTGTCTTGGACACGTGCACTGGCCAGCAATGAAGTAGTTTTAAAACATAAGATTCGTGTTAATGCGGTGGCGCCAGGTCCCGTTTGGACGCCATTAATCCCAGCTACGTTTCCAAAAGAGCGACTGGAAAACTGGGGACAAACACCGATGGGTCGATCAGGCAAAGCGTATGAATTAGCGCCGAGTTATGTTTTCCTGGCGAGCGGCGATTCCAGTTTTATTACTGGCCAGGTGTTGCACGTTAATGGTGGTAGTTACAAAGGATAG
- a CDS encoding helix-turn-helix domain-containing protein: MMKMDIISVKSKLQSIQNIMNMYPQDSTEFSRAAREYTNLVYQNVKSRDLSLIGNSLKRPLTIEEESKLIVAGVNDQDITGAIDLDLDTKATLKLRAARRKSKMTQQQLAERTNISQSQIAKIESGTVTISLQKWQTLLKATNSKELIKFSV, encoded by the coding sequence ATGATGAAAATGGATATTATAAGTGTTAAATCAAAATTACAATCAATTCAAAATATTATGAATATGTATCCTCAAGATTCAACTGAATTTTCTCGTGCAGCCAGAGAATATACCAACTTAGTCTATCAAAACGTGAAGTCTCGTGATCTATCCTTAATCGGAAATAGTTTGAAGCGTCCGTTGACTATTGAAGAGGAGAGCAAGTTAATTGTTGCTGGTGTCAATGATCAGGATATCACTGGGGCAATTGATTTAGATCTAGACACAAAAGCAACGCTTAAACTGAGAGCTGCGCGACGTAAATCAAAAATGACACAGCAGCAACTGGCCGAGCGGACTAATATTAGTCAGAGTCAGATTGCCAAGATTGAATCTGGTACCGTTACGATTTCATTACAAAAGTGGCAAACGTTGCTCAAGGCTACAAATTCAAAGGAGCTAATCAAGTTTAGCGTGTAA
- a CDS encoding LPXTG cell wall anchor domain-containing protein, whose product MSKKGLLILILTSLCSLMFITAPIRGDTVSNTMDTTAQVGFTKGPETPSKPIVPGQPNNPSNSSTNAGYQLTNTSTPSNSNKYLPQTNEAGGQWASIIGLSLMGTLSIAYVTKLKTTYKL is encoded by the coding sequence GTGAGCAAGAAAGGACTACTGATTCTGATTTTAACTAGTTTATGCAGCTTGATGTTCATCACCGCACCTATTCGTGGTGATACAGTAAGTAATACGATGGATACAACAGCACAGGTTGGCTTTACGAAGGGACCAGAAACACCATCGAAACCAATTGTCCCGGGACAGCCCAATAATCCAAGCAACTCTTCAACTAATGCAGGATATCAACTGACAAATACAAGTACCCCTTCAAACTCAAACAAATATTTGCCACAAACAAACGAAGCAGGTGGTCAATGGGCCTCAATAATCGGATTATCATTAATGGGAACTTTATCAATAGCATATGTGACCAAACTTAAGACAACTTATAAATTATAG